The sequence tcaattatGATGAAACTGTTTTATTGTTGGATACTGCTTTGAGCTCAGGTGGTTCTTCATCAGATGAATTGTCTACTGGTAATAAAAGAGCAAGAAGAAGCAGTAATTTGTCgagtgaaaaaattaatacttcaGTTAATAATGATGAGCCGACTGAACTGAATCCAACAGAACCAACTTTCTGTATATTATGTTCGAAAAAAGGTTATAGAAATATaagaaaacattttattgAGTATCATAAAGTACGTAGTCCAGACAAATTGATTGAGCAGTGCATACAATTAACACCCGCTAGCTCAAAAGATGAAAAGAAAGAAATTGTTACTCCAGTTAAAAATTCGGGTAACAATAACCGCCGGAGTACTGGTGTAAGAAAACGAATTTTTGTTCCAAAATTAAGAACACAATCTATACCAGGACCGATCCGTACATTTGTAGGAATCCAAGGTAAAAAtggtattattaaatatatatgtaaatactGCCCATTAACGTCTAATAATTATGACGCGATGCGCAGAAATGAACGTGATCATAGATTAAAAGATAACATTGATTGTCTGACAAAACCAACAAATCCaggttttttgaatttaaatccagatttaatattaaagcCTCGAAAACATAGAAGATCAGatcatgtttttaaaaatgatgatcGAACAGTTGAAGTTAATCGTAAATCATCAAAAGGAATTACGAAATCATCTAATAACAACAAAGCACTAGCACGTCGAGCATCATTTCCACTAGAACAATACCAACAACACAATCGTTTAACGCGAGGAATTGTTAAACTTCAAGAACAAATTGAACACAGATGTCCAATATGTTCCCGCGTTTTTCGAAATAGTGATATATTGGCTTcccataaaatttcatgtaaCGGACGTGTCGATAATCAGACAATAACAAATGATACTAGCGATACACGTGAAAGTAGTGATCGTGATTCAGGGATaagtattacaataaaaaagaaaaatgattcatATGAAATAGTCAGTCGTGATAACAGTAACGATATTAAATCACAAGACTCGGAAAATCgtcaaaatgatttattattgtctGATATTCCGACTGATAATTACCTTAATCAAAATGATGATGACAAGAGTGATAAGGCTAATAATATAATTGGTAGTAAAAATGTTCCCGAGTACAGTAAAACTCACGAGactattaaaatacaaaaagacGATGACAACGATGAAGAAATTGTTATAGATGCTGATGACCAAAATATTAATGTTCCAGTTATTACTAACAAACCACAAGTATCAAAGAAAAGAAGTACAACtaaaagaaaatcaattaaaataccGAGCTTGGTAATGCTGTGCACACGTGAGctggataaaaaatatgttaacgATTGTTTCATACGAAAATGTTATATTTGTGGTATAGATTGGCCATCACCACTCTCTCGAGGTTCTCATATAACCGCTTTCCACACATCATCGCGTAGGCCATTAAACATTGATagtaatatacattttaaaaaaacaaattgtgcagaaaacatataaaaaaatatatttaattaaattcattggATACTtgtggttttaatttttacaaatattgcaaattataattattactgaactccatttgattttttatataaactaatATGTATAGACTAATAATGCccaattatttacaatttataatacgaaatattttattgaaacgttatttaaatcattatcatttaataatcaatatgataaattgtaattttaactatatattgataattaccGTGTGACactgattaatatttaaaacatatatatttaaatatattagtttatatgaatatcaaacataataaaatttgtgatttgtcgtttaaagaaatttttaaatattaaaaaaaaaaattaagtatagtagaaattgataagaacaaaaaagtataataatagtaatgataataataacaataatgataataaatatttcatttttacaatatgtatgagtttttaaaaatgatactgTTGAAATGAtgatttttgttaattgtaaataatatggATGGGTAAAATAGTATTCCAAAACATAGTTTACTTTGTACTATCACTAACATATTAGAAAaacgttaattaataatgtaattgtatttttttattctcaatgAGGCAAATTACTATTCgatttcttgttttttttttcttttatagctAAATATTATCTTGTGTCTGATTAAACaatgatagtaattttttttatttttaaaacggaatttaacttttttataactatttttattattttataacttagtTGGTTTAGATAGAATCAAAACAATTGCTAGACAATAACTTAGTTTATGAAGAATgctaattgtcattttttcttttttataattagtaatcatcacattcatttttttcatatttatttttttttatgtatgataatttaaacatCAATTATATCATTGAATGTATAATTGCTGGAGTTGTAAATAAAGGgaattcttaaaataaaattttatcttcaagtttatttacttttttttttactggatatatattttaattaatgtaagtATCACCGGGTCATCTGGGCACTCCATACACTAGGCTCGAAAAAATccaattttgatttatcaagTTTTTATCCGATTTGTTACGACAGAAAGGCCTCTATTTGGATACTAACACAGTATATGATTACTTccaaatcaattatttagcAAAAATAAGACAAGTTAACgacatttcatttttctataaaGTGATCAATGGTCACATTGACTCATCAGAAATACTCGAATGATTTGAATTTGTCCGTCCCAAACCGGGCCTACGACATCCTCAAAAAACGATGTCTGTTCTAGGCTTATCAACAGAGAAGCCAATTCAATCAATGCGATTCTTTCAGACGTAAACTTCTTCGGTTGTCTctcccgtgtaaaaaaaaaattgttgaaaaagtGCTGACTATTCTAAACTTCAAAACATCATACAATGactaactttttaaaaacgatttttaaacttttgaaaatacaaagaaaaacACAATTATCTTAATACGACGAATCATCGTTTCTGACTCATTTATAAACTCTTTTTGACGCTCGATTAATTCagaaaaaactgattttgaactatttctgaacgttttttgttttagcatatattaacaatatcgagatatttattttttttttcttgatgttttaagttgaaaaaaagttcGTCGTTGTGTCAATACTTTGAAccttttttcatcaattttttttacacagacTACTCATCTTTTCATGCAATAGTTAAAAATCTGGTGCTGGATTACAACTACTAGAAtgcaatttattgttattaagtattttatcTTACAATCCACCGCTTAGAGttgaattttgtttattactttttcttttctctctttttttcaatccttGATGAAATGTATAGTGCCGATTggcgtaaataattaaataaatgctaaattaaaatacttttttatttaataatttttatatttattgtgtaatgaattataaagaaatagaCGTAGTTTgacattaattatcaattgtaTATTTGAGAACATGAAAATactttgaacaaaaaataattacgataatgcaatagtaaaaaatatttttgatttaaacaAAACGTCAAAATTTGTAGTTTTCTCGTTGTACAtaacagtaaatttattaacattttatgCGCGCATTTTTATTGGCAGATTTATTCCACATAGTTCAACCGAACCGGCCTCAACCGCTCTCTGAGCAGAACGTGCTTctacaaaatttatgaaacCATATCGTTCACCCGGCACAACAGCTACACTATTGATTTTAccaaatctaaaaataaaaacgatacattcaataaaaataaatatttatattgttaaccatatatatgtatgtatgacataaatttattactcactCTGAGAATTTTTTGTGCAGCATACTATCTTTTATTTTGGGATTCAAACTCCCAACCCACACAGCTTTTGCATCAAcagtgttatttttttgtggaGTTTTTACAGCATCAGTTACTTCAGTTGCTTTTCCTTTATTTCCGTTAACTTTCGATTCagctttttttgtatttttaaccgcttttatttttctaataaataaattaattaattaaataaaattatttaaacaatctaataatttaaaataaaaatagtattttacacacctagggaagtaaagtaagaaatgtctcagatcacatgtaattgcaACAAACATGTaatctgaggctttcttatttacttcccgaggagtgtatactatttttctcctcGACGGAGGCGGAAAGCGGCAACTTCGTTTTGCACAGCGGGATGAAACTTGACGCTTTCCGCCCGGAGGTGAGAAAAACAATATACTCACGTCGATGCAGATTGttcttcaatatttattgaagcTTGCCACGAATTACTATGATCattataatcaaatatttccataaatatACTTGTATTACTTGGATTATCTTCGCTAtctgattgaaaaatttcactttCAATGTCattgtttatattattgtcgtaaaattgtttatcataATCACTATTTAATTCACATAAAATAGCAATAgcatcctaaaaaaaaatttactaatcagtaaacataaataaattctctccTACATTTATATCTCATGTCaaacaactaaataaaacatactttcatttttattaaaggcGTTTCTcgaaatatttctaaaatatatctttCAGAAAAACCCATATTAATAAGTTGTATTATTTTCATCCTGTAAAGTTCAAATTTCACAGGCAAGCAATCTGGAAGAACATTTAATGCTTCTTGAAAACATATTTCAGCTTCATTATAATGCTACAAatcaattgtttattaattaactaattaattaattaattatgataaaaaaataaataaataaataaacgttcataattatttacctCTAAGCCCATCAATGCTTGTGCTTGTCTACATTTCATTATACTTATTAATACTGGATCATCCGTACGagaaataacaaattttatatcactCAATGCTCTGAAATAATtacagttaattaaataaataaatataacgagCAACTTACAGTCACTAGGTGACTGCCCGAGTGTTACtgcaaaattcataaaatatttgaatttaactgtttattcaaatctctacagtaaaataaactctagaatcttttgtttatttctattatcatttaaatttaataagaaaaatataatcattaaCTCGCAAACTTATTGATTTCGGatcataaaatgttttttaaaaaatctatgcacggtcaaattttttttactaatcgtctaatatgatcctgaagttagcagacaattaaaaatttccagattttttttcaagaaattacaagaataaaaaaaaaaatatgcatttatagaaaattaaagaagctacagatgcaattttttaaaaatttatcgttttaaaaaaattcaaaaattattaggcatcggctaacttcagtatcatcgtttaatatatttttttttactgataagaaattaaatttttattatcatagaaGACATCAcatagacaaaattttttctcttttctcttaattatatatataatagtttatatatattcagtggcagaattattaaaatattaatttatgtaaagaaaataaataggaTCGTCTTTTTGTCCCGCGtgatttaaatgtaattcgaatgatatagataattgatttatcttaaaacttggcaataaaaaagagtttaaaccaTGAAAAGGCACAAATTAAAGTCaataccaaatttaataacattaacagactatcatataaatatggccagaacaaaatttttcttattgtcttaataatatagataatatttaagttGATTATTTGAAGAATATACTTACTCAATATAACTACCAACATTcaaataacaataacttctattaatataatgacgtatatctaatttatttaatttaatggctttcgtaaaataatatatagcaTCAGCCTTTTGACCTTTCATTATTAATCTGAATCCTTCTTTTCCGTATCCCTCTGGagttttattacaattaatatctctattatttttatcctgcaaaaataaaaaaattttaaataatcaataaaaataattaatcaataaataataaataacaattaccTTTTTAACGACAGTAAATCCTTGTAAATCATCTGATGAATCAATACTATTAACATTATTACTATCCGCTATATTATccatagaatttttattatttttaacaattgaattatttttaaatttacttttttgtttaACAATTGACTGAACAAATGCTGAATGCTCTAACGACAACTCATCTATATCATTgtctaaatttgaattattactattattatcaatatctaTATCATCTATTTTATCATCAACATCAttgctgatattttttttcgaatttgatatttgttgtgaatttttttgatttcctgAACTATTTAATGGTTTTTTAGCAGTTTCAAGTTTCTTAGCACGTTGCCGttctttctttaatttttttttcgaaatatgtACAGTCATATCATGTATGTCAATATCTTcttgttttattgaatttgtaTCAATTTTATTGTCGTATATGTTCATTActttcaatatattttcacAATCTCTTACACTATTTTTATCACAATGTTTGTTATCCATTTTAATGTCGCTATTCTTCTCAATAAACAACGTGctatcaaatcttttttttttaaatattttattgattgatagtaattttttgtatattgatgattattaacacaatcaaaaaaataatattgctagaaaaaatataaacaatattagTGTCCACGTAATAGCTCAGTTACTAGGCATGCAATAGACGACGTAGGTTATATTTGTAAGGAAACAATTTGTAAATGCATACTTTACCTGATTTTCAAAACTTAATATtacgaaatattttaaaataaatttcctggATAAATTCTCAGAACAGGAAGTTATAaccaaattaaatatataatgttttCAAATGTAAGAACTGAAACGttgcaaattaaagttttcTTGCATTGATAAacataaatacaataatacagAACAATATTGTGTACAGATTCCGATAATACCAATGGCTGCTAAGTCCTTCTTTTGGTCCTGATGGTCGTCATTCgaacattatatttatttgactttcaaatgtttttttttaccgctCTTAGACAATATAGCATTGAAATAATCTAGAAAactgttcaaaatatattagtatataaatatatcattaataaGTATACactgaaatagaaaaaaatttttttttttctacttttgaagaatttaaaaattactaacagGACAATTCTcttgatttttaatatcttttactTTTCGTGATTAAATCCcgtagattaaaattaatcaggggaaaaaataataaagatctTTCTGAAAAGTATTCTTAATTtccactttagcttgaaattgacagtaatttgacaattgACAATACCGAACTATGCTGTCCGAATTTGCTGACAATTTGACAGTAAAAGTTAGAAAGAAAGATTTGCGGTTACCCTGATAGCTACCCTAACCGTAAGTTAACTACAAGTTACTGCCGTATTTTAAAGGTAACTTAGAGAAAAGTGTTGTAGAGCAAGCtgttacctttaagttgacattaaattgtctataacttttaattcaatttgactacaagtattactgtcagacaatgacattaagttgattgaaagtttcacttcaaattgacggcaagtttttctgtcaagttacattcaagctactgccgtatttTGAAGCTAATTTAAAGGAATCATaaagtattatccagccaaggTTTGCCAGAAACTTTATCAGGgcaattgtaaaaataaaaaaaaatattaacttaccgacaaaaaatatttttcccgccaatttcaaaatatttgaaaattaaaccGTAAAGGCTACCCAACCCACCCAGAAAACCAGCTGAGCTCAATTTTACGTAAACCAGTACATGTCATGTATTGTTTGACGTAAAATTGAGCTTAACTGGTTGTCGGGGCAAGTAGCACACTTGCttttgtgacatctataagatagaAGTTTTAAGGCTGATTTTTCACCCATGATAAGACAAGAATatgttgacaaaataatcagaaatttatatCACCGAAAATATATCTGCTGAAAAGACCTGACACAGgtgataacaaaaaataaattacaaataattgtcaaataagtcatctaaaagatttctttaattgaaatgacttttttaagaCGGGacttttaaaagacatcttcATGGCATCTTAAAGTCGTCTACATGCTGCTTGGATTGGCCGTACTAaccaaattttcttttaatttattaatcaatttttatagcttCCGAAACAatgtttaaaacaatttttttctgcagATTTTCATTATATGAGTGacataattcaataaattattcacgACGTCATTagaaaagtaattttcaacaattagTTAAATACTGCACATCCTCAAGGTGTAACAGTAACCCTTTTCAAtgctttttattcaaaaataaatattaagatttgaaaatggagaattttaagaattttccATAACATTAACGAGGGAAAACTCGTTTGAAAATTCTCATTTACTCTATCAGTACAGCAAAGATACATCCGTTGAAATGAATGAAAAGTTCATTTCacttatatttaacttttaatataatacttttcaaactatcttatttattttgttgattttttataagcttttatatattatacgctttgaaataattttctttttgtttgtCATCAAGATTACAATTTCCTAAAACTAAATCTTTTTGATTAGAGATTAATTACTTGTCTAccatatttgtatttttaataataatcagaaGCTATAACTATGATCTGTTATCACAGCTCTTAGTCATCGTGATAAGAATTTGCAATAAGTATTGCATTTATCTTTATCCCTCGCAGTACTACTAAAATACCGTCATCAtgtacattaatttaaaactttatatatttgtatttatcaCTTCTGTTTCCTGTCAACGTAAGTTTTTACTGCATctatttagaataaataaaaccataaaatCATCTGGAGAAATTCAGTcagaaattaaatgaaaacacttaaataattagttcaagttcattaataatattcttgTCATTATTATCAATCAACAGAATGTTCATTTGAAAAACCGGATGGGAGTATATTATCGGAAGAAGAAATAAGATATGGAATTGTTTTACCTTCTATTCTGGATACCGAACAACCTAGCAAGTCATTGCTCACGTATAGAACCACTGGTGTTACTAAATTTATCCAAAATACTACTGCATCTGCCAGTCaacgtttttttataactccTACTTTCGATAGTAACATTTTACAAGTAACTTTGGCTAATGATTTTAAAGATTACGAGATATATGAGGTAAtggattaataaaattaatcaatgtattttcataaaattaaaaaatttcatatattataatttttatgttttaatagaCTAAGGAAGCAATAAGTATTAGAGTATACTTCGAGTGTGCTGGAGGAACAGAGACAAATTTCGTAAGGATTGTTGTTATCatggagaaatttttttattaaaaattactctattTTGATTCATCCtggaatactttttaaaaattttaaaatatattgctgACTTTTAGCACTttatagtataaaaatatttttaataaaatatattttactctaTGAGTAGGGGTTCCTTGACAACTGATCACACGTCAATTGATCCTACAAACAACTGATCCCATAGACAACTCATCCCACAAACtagccctgattaaacaacagaattcaactgaattgaaagtttgaatttgaattaaacagaattaaaccaatttaaaaatttcaaattcgttttaattcggattcagaaccagaaattggAGAATTAGTTTCGAattaatcagaattaaaccaaatataattatttaaattcgttttaatttggTCAAATTCTGGTTTTCATGCCGAATTAGacagaattcatttttaagttaGGTACCGAATTAGCagaatttatctgaattaaatagaattaataatttaattctgtttaattcgatcgaattcagttgtttaatcagggagaTCCAACTCACAACTGATCTTCTAATTCATCTGTTTCACCAAGGttttcataacttttattatcatcatcttcatGATTTTCAATCGAATGTCGATGGGATCACTTTTCGTGGTATAAAATTGTTGGGATCAGTTGACGGCACACCATGAAGGAGGAACATTGAAAGACAAAATGGTAACAAGTAATCATCTTCCAGGATTACTAAAatttagagtaattttttactctaaaattCTCTCCATATAGAATGATCGGTCCAGTGAATGAACATGATCAGTAActgaacatttttaatttttacctaAAGAAGGTTCTTGACTGCTGTTTGGTTGACAACTTTCAGAACTTCagttctaatttttttctatccttCTACATTAAACTATCAAAAAATACGACCGTTTATTCACTGGCTCAGTCACCCTATGAAAATTCGATTTATGAAATCTAAAAACAAGTCATTGACCACGGAAAATATTTCAGGAAATAATACAGCCTATAACTGACACAAATAATCATGATCCTCAGTTTGTAAATGCGCCATACCGTTATAAATTGTCCATGCCCTTGCCTAAGAACATTCCTCTGCATCTTCTCAGTGGAATTGCTGCCAGAGATATCGATTTGTCTAAcagaaaaataacatttttcctCAATAACTCTGATGTCAACAGCCAAGGGTTTTTTGCATCTTGGTTATCGACTGACCAAACTGATACCAAACTGCATCGCGCTTCTTTGATGACCACCgctgttataaatttaaaaaatgatttttcattcaatatcTATGCgcgagtaattattttttaaaaactcatcaacaagtttttaaaaattttttttataaaatgacatTGATAATTTTAGGATAATGGAATTGAACCCAGAACCGTTTCTACATCAGTGA comes from Microplitis demolitor isolate Queensland-Clemson2020A chromosome 8, iyMicDemo2.1a, whole genome shotgun sequence and encodes:
- the LOC103573184 gene encoding uncharacterized protein LOC103573184, with product MDNKHCDKNSVRDCENILKVMNIYDNKIDTNSIKQEDIDIHDMTVHISKKKLKKERQRAKKLETAKKPLNSSGNQKNSQQISNSKKNISNDVDDKIDDIDIDNNSNNSNLDNDIDELSLEHSAFVQSIVKQKSKFKNNSIVKNNKNSMDNIADSNNVNSIDSSDDLQGFTVVKKDKNNRDINCNKTPEGYGKEGFRLIMKGQKADAIYYFTKAIKLNKLDIRHYINRSYCYLNVGSYIEALSDIKFVISRTDDPVLISIMKCRQAQALMGLEHYNEAEICFQEALNVLPDCLPVKFELYRMKIIQLINMGFSERYILEIFRETPLIKMKDAIAILCELNSDYDKQFYDNNINNDIESEIFQSDSEDNPSNTSIFMEIFDYNDHSNSWQASINIEEQSASTKIKAVKNTKKAESKVNGNKGKATEVTDAVKTPQKNNTVDAKAVWVGSLNPKIKDSMLHKKFSEFGKINSVAVVPGERYGFINFVEARSAQRAVEAGSVELCGINLPIKMRA
- the LOC103573183 gene encoding uncharacterized protein LOC103573183, with protein sequence MYINLKLYIFVFITSVSCQQCSFEKPDGSILSEEEIRYGIVLPSILDTEQPSKSLLTYRTTGVTKFIQNTTASASQRFFITPTFDSNILQVTLANDFKDYEIYETKEAISIRVYFECAGGTETNFEIIQPITDTNNHDPQFVNAPYRYKLSMPLPKNIPLHLLSGIAARDIDLSNRKITFFLNNSDVNSQGFFASWLSTDQTDTKLHRASLMTTAVINLKNDFSFNIYARDNGIEPRTVSTSVTIIVDKDNSVLRFEKPIYIADYSGLQPEVANGTIFTFEQGDILLSAGADNSVEFFLHEESQEYQDNFYLIKKSDASVGLQLINPPKKIFNESFVLLTLNASKPGADDITVIHISFPGRSTSKNSSISSTETTKTDPYNDDSSSTVTTIVLGVSLAIVTIGFVVMIVLYWRRTRSIVTEKVNGIQEKKEEMMEIDKDSPHPVSSARRSVAFNDIVEEIKIAKL